In a single window of the Melioribacteraceae bacterium genome:
- a CDS encoding ATP-dependent Clp protease adaptor ClpS, whose translation MSDLKPKEYNEEEVLDETTIGLPYKVILYNDEFHSFDEVINQLMKAINCSYQEARGYAFETHVKGKSVVFSGELNICLKVTSILEEISLHTQIVS comes from the coding sequence ATGAGTGATCTAAAACCAAAAGAATATAATGAAGAGGAAGTGCTTGACGAAACAACAATCGGTCTTCCTTATAAGGTTATTCTTTATAATGATGAATTTCATTCTTTCGACGAGGTTATAAATCAGTTAATGAAGGCAATTAATTGTTCATATCAGGAAGCGCGCGGCTATGCATTTGAAACACATGTCAAGGGCAAATCGGTAGTATTTAGCGGTGAACTCAATATTTGTTTAAAAGTTACCTCCATTCTTGAAGAAATTTCACTTCATACTCAAATAGTATCCTAA
- a CDS encoding electron transfer flavoprotein subunit alpha/FixB family protein produces the protein MANKILVYIEQRNGQIKKSSLEAARTASLLSAKLSIEAEAVIVGNAVSNPELIGGYGISKVKIFSNPQLENYSSSAYSVLVGEYAAKINADIILFSNTALGKDLAPRVAVKLNAGIAADCTELNFENNEYKAIRPIFAGKALAEVKINSDVKVFVLRPNVFPAGDNSGELADVSIENVESPDLRVKVIDLKKAEGKLDVAEANIIVSGGRGMKGAEHFHLVEELAEAIGDAACGASRAVVDAGWRPHGEQVGQTGKTVSPNLYIALGISGAIQHLAGMRSSKYIVAINKDKDAPIFQAADYGIVGDVFEVVPVLIEEIKKLKA, from the coding sequence ATGGCAAATAAAATTTTAGTATACATCGAACAAAGAAATGGGCAAATTAAAAAATCATCACTCGAAGCTGCCCGCACTGCCTCGTTATTATCGGCAAAATTAAGTATTGAGGCAGAAGCTGTTATTGTTGGTAATGCTGTATCAAACCCCGAATTAATTGGTGGATATGGTATTTCTAAGGTAAAAATATTTTCTAATCCACAACTCGAGAATTATTCTTCGTCAGCATATTCAGTTTTAGTTGGTGAATATGCCGCAAAAATAAATGCCGATATAATTCTATTTTCTAATACTGCGCTAGGCAAAGATTTGGCACCGAGAGTTGCGGTAAAATTAAATGCGGGTATCGCAGCCGATTGTACCGAATTGAATTTTGAGAATAATGAATACAAAGCAATACGTCCCATTTTTGCTGGAAAAGCTCTCGCTGAAGTTAAAATTAATTCAGATGTAAAAGTATTTGTTCTTCGTCCCAATGTTTTTCCCGCTGGTGATAATTCGGGAGAATTAGCTGATGTTTCTATCGAAAATGTGGAATCACCCGATCTAAGAGTAAAAGTTATTGACTTGAAAAAAGCAGAGGGGAAATTAGATGTTGCCGAAGCTAATATTATTGTTTCAGGGGGAAGAGGAATGAAAGGCGCGGAACATTTTCATTTGGTTGAAGAATTAGCTGAAGCTATTGGTGATGCTGCTTGCGGAGCATCCCGCGCAGTTGTAGATGCAGGTTGGAGACCTCATGGAGAGCAGGTTGGACAGACAGGAAAAACTGTTTCTCCAAATTTATATATTGCTCTCGGTATATCTGGTGCAATCCAGCATCTTGCTGGGATGCGTTCCTCTAAATATATTGTAGCAATAAATAAGGATAAGGATGCTCCAATTTTTCAAGCGGCAGATTATGGTATAGTTGGTGATGTTTTCGAAGTTGTACCAGTTCTTATTGAAGAAATCAAAAAACTTAAGGCATAG
- the mrdA gene encoding penicillin-binding protein 2: MSEELFGSLVRKRILYLTIVGFITIASFQLFKMQIIDQSAYSTKSDDNSVKPIYQTAPRGVFYDRNMNVMVGNKPSFTLRITPSDYNTELNPFIEAILNVEPGYINKILKQTQTYSKYIPRRISKDVDFKVIAWYEENMSKLPGVDYIMETQRDYSFGIMGSHMFGYTKEISQRMLQARKKEYSMGDEIGFSGLEKSYEDILRGQKGIKYVLVDSKQKTIGSYKEGGTDIESVKGYDLVLSIDKDAQQVAEEAFKDKRGAVVAIEPATGEILAFLSAPEYDLANFASVTSNDIWRQLNIDPQKPMFNRATMSIYSPGSTYKMLSALAALEEGIIDTNTRIGCSGGFQFGDRFFKCLHVHGSTDVKTSIEKSCNTFYYQLILKLGLDRWAEYSQKFGFGKKSGLDIGEEITGLVPNTKYYDRVFGKGRWTRGFLISLGIGQGELSVTPLQLARYAALFANYGKSANPHFLKSYIETQSRKRVDVKPQYFDIGISKRSFDIVREGMFRVVNGAGTAGNIRLPDLTIAGKTGTAQNPHGKEHAVFVGFAPYDNPKIAVAVIVENAGYGSVAAAPIARDVMQAYLQKDKLKAKRELEKKLEIQKKEKDLVIAN; encoded by the coding sequence ATGAGTGAAGAGTTGTTCGGTTCATTAGTTCGAAAAAGAATTCTATATTTAACTATAGTTGGATTTATCACTATCGCATCATTTCAACTTTTTAAAATGCAGATAATTGATCAATCAGCATATTCAACCAAATCTGATGATAATAGTGTAAAGCCGATTTACCAAACAGCTCCGCGGGGTGTATTTTATGACCGCAATATGAATGTGATGGTAGGAAATAAACCGTCCTTTACTTTGAGAATTACTCCTTCTGATTATAACACTGAATTAAATCCTTTTATTGAAGCAATATTAAATGTTGAACCTGGTTATATCAATAAAATATTAAAACAAACTCAAACCTATTCCAAATATATCCCGCGTCGAATTTCTAAAGATGTTGATTTTAAAGTTATTGCATGGTACGAAGAAAATATGTCCAAACTTCCCGGCGTAGATTATATAATGGAAACTCAGAGAGATTATTCCTTTGGAATTATGGGCTCGCACATGTTTGGTTACACAAAAGAAATTTCTCAACGAATGCTTCAAGCAAGGAAAAAAGAATATTCGATGGGGGATGAAATTGGATTTAGTGGACTCGAAAAAAGTTATGAAGATATTCTTAGAGGTCAAAAGGGGATTAAATATGTATTGGTAGATTCAAAGCAGAAAACTATTGGAAGTTATAAAGAAGGGGGAACTGATATAGAATCTGTAAAAGGGTATGATTTAGTATTAAGTATTGATAAAGATGCGCAGCAGGTTGCTGAAGAAGCGTTTAAAGATAAGCGTGGGGCGGTAGTTGCAATTGAGCCGGCAACCGGTGAAATTTTAGCGTTTCTTAGTGCTCCGGAATATGATCTTGCTAATTTCGCTAGTGTAACCTCCAATGATATTTGGCGTCAGCTCAATATCGATCCTCAAAAACCAATGTTTAATCGTGCTACAATGTCGATTTATTCTCCCGGATCAACATATAAAATGCTATCGGCGTTGGCTGCTCTTGAAGAGGGAATAATTGATACTAATACAAGGATTGGTTGCAGTGGTGGTTTTCAATTTGGTGATAGATTTTTTAAATGTTTACATGTTCATGGAAGCACTGATGTTAAAACATCTATCGAAAAATCATGCAATACATTTTATTACCAGCTTATATTAAAACTAGGATTGGACCGCTGGGCAGAATATTCTCAAAAATTTGGCTTTGGTAAAAAATCGGGTTTAGATATTGGTGAAGAGATTACCGGACTAGTACCAAACACTAAATATTACGATAGAGTATTTGGAAAAGGTAGGTGGACAAGAGGATTCTTAATTAGCCTGGGAATCGGTCAGGGTGAACTTAGTGTTACACCATTACAACTCGCCCGGTATGCAGCACTATTTGCCAATTATGGTAAATCGGCAAATCCTCATTTCCTAAAAAGTTATATTGAAACACAATCTCGAAAAAGAGTAGATGTGAAACCACAATATTTTGACATTGGAATTAGCAAGAGATCGTTTGACATTGTGAGAGAGGGAATGTTTAGGGTTGTAAATGGAGCTGGAACTGCTGGAAATATTAGATTACCTGATTTGACTATTGCTGGTAAAACTGGTACAGCACAAAACCCACATGGTAAGGAGCACGCTGTGTTTGTAGGTTTTGCACCATACGATAACCCTAAAATAGCGGTAGCGGTTATAGTTGAAAATGCCGGTTATGGAAGTGTTGCTGCCGCTCCAATAGCCCGTGATGTAATGCAGGCTTATCTTCAAAAAGATAAGTTAAAAGCAAAAAGGGAATTGGAAAAGAAATTAGAAATCCAGAAAAAAGAAAAGGATTTGGTAATTGCAAATTAA
- the ychF gene encoding redox-regulated ATPase YchF: MQIGLVGLQFSGKSTLFETLSENHSNSSGSLDQAVIEVVKVPDDRLDRLSSIFNPKKQVNATIEVFDFPGLRMSDDNKVKITSAFLNSVRNNDALFYVIRAFEDDSVMHPMNSIDPKRDIEFLETEFLLSDLAFLENRLEKIRKDVLKSKDEKLKRELPLLEKCYAHCEKELPLRSLPLDENETKLLSGYQLLTIKKLGIALNLDENSISGVDEKLKEIMPLIHKIDAAIIPFFAKIELELSKMGEEDRTAFMSDYGIKESALSKILRTSYELLGLHSFFTVGEDECRAWTIKKNYTAQQSAGVIHTDFFNRFIRAEVVGYDDFINHGSFSKCKDAGVWRLEGKEYIVKDGDILNIRHN, from the coding sequence ATGCAGATTGGATTAGTTGGATTGCAGTTTTCGGGCAAATCAACATTATTTGAAACACTTTCTGAAAACCACAGTAATTCTTCCGGCTCATTGGACCAGGCAGTTATTGAAGTTGTTAAAGTACCCGATGATAGATTAGACCGGCTTTCATCAATATTTAATCCTAAAAAACAAGTCAACGCCACTATAGAGGTATTTGATTTCCCAGGATTAAGAATGTCGGATGATAATAAAGTTAAAATTACCTCGGCATTTTTAAATAGCGTGCGCAATAATGATGCGCTGTTTTATGTGATTCGCGCCTTCGAGGATGATTCGGTGATGCATCCTATGAACAGTATTGATCCTAAGAGAGATATTGAATTCCTTGAGACCGAATTTCTACTGTCGGATCTTGCATTTTTAGAAAACAGATTGGAAAAAATTCGTAAAGATGTACTAAAATCTAAGGATGAAAAATTAAAGAGGGAATTGCCACTACTTGAAAAATGTTATGCTCATTGTGAAAAAGAACTACCGCTAAGATCATTACCTCTCGATGAAAACGAAACCAAGCTTCTTTCGGGGTATCAATTGTTAACTATAAAGAAATTAGGAATTGCTCTCAATCTTGATGAAAATTCTATTTCTGGAGTTGATGAGAAATTAAAAGAGATAATGCCATTAATTCACAAAATCGATGCGGCAATTATTCCATTCTTCGCCAAAATTGAGCTTGAGTTATCAAAAATGGGGGAAGAAGATAGAACTGCATTTATGAGTGATTACGGAATAAAAGAATCCGCACTCTCGAAAATACTTAGAACATCTTATGAACTTCTTGGACTTCACTCATTCTTTACGGTTGGAGAGGATGAATGCAGGGCGTGGACAATTAAAAAGAATTATACAGCACAACAATCGGCAGGAGTAATTCACACCGATTTTTTCAACCGTTTTATCAGAGCTGAGGTTGTTGGTTATGATGATTTTATTAATCATGGTTCATTTAGTAAATGCAAAGATGCTGGAGTATGGCGGCTTGAGGGTAAAGAATACATCGTTAAAGATGGGGACATTTTAAATATTAGACATAATTAA
- a CDS encoding electron transfer flavoprotein subunit beta/FixA family protein: MKIAVCVSHVPDTATKINIGSDGKSIDQAGVTYIINPYDEFAIEEALKTKEKIGAETVAISLGGESNKETLRKALAMGIDNAVLLKDDSYRDSVSVAKALAEEIKNQNAELVFFGKQSVDFDHSIVGQLTSEILGYNSVTVAVSFSLDGNKIICDREIEGGKEVVETALPAIVTCQKGLNEPRYASLKGIMAAKKKVIEEKIPAPVENTVEVVSLKKPAPKKAGLIVGTDSSAVPELVRLLREEAKVI, translated from the coding sequence ATGAAAATAGCGGTGTGTGTAAGCCACGTTCCCGATACCGCCACAAAAATTAATATTGGAAGCGATGGTAAATCGATTGATCAAGCAGGAGTAACTTATATCATAAATCCTTATGATGAGTTTGCAATAGAAGAAGCCCTTAAAACAAAAGAAAAAATTGGCGCCGAAACTGTAGCAATTTCTCTTGGCGGCGAGAGTAATAAAGAAACATTAAGAAAAGCTTTGGCAATGGGAATTGATAACGCGGTTTTGCTAAAGGATGATTCCTACCGCGATTCTGTTTCAGTAGCAAAGGCATTAGCTGAAGAGATAAAAAATCAGAATGCTGAGCTTGTATTTTTTGGTAAACAATCTGTTGATTTTGACCATTCTATCGTAGGACAGTTAACTTCTGAAATTTTAGGCTATAATTCAGTCACAGTTGCAGTTAGTTTTTCTCTCGATGGAAATAAGATTATTTGTGACAGGGAAATTGAAGGAGGTAAAGAGGTAGTAGAGACTGCTCTTCCTGCAATAGTAACGTGCCAAAAGGGATTGAACGAACCTAGATACGCATCATTAAAAGGAATTATGGCCGCTAAGAAAAAAGTGATCGAGGAAAAAATTCCGGCTCCGGTGGAAAATACAGTTGAAGTTGTTTCACTTAAAAAACCGGCTCCAAAAAAAGCTGGTTTAATTGTGGGTACCGATTCTTCAGCTGTCCCAGAATTGGTGCGATTATTAAGAGAAGAAGCTAAGGTTATATAG
- the pyrF gene encoding orotidine-5'-phosphate decarboxylase yields MKLNALSKLKNRIADGFHICVGLDTDVNKIPKHLLKYDNPVLVFNEQIIEATKDFTCAFKINFAFYEKYGARGFEIIENTLKKIPNSVLTIADAKRGDIGNTSQMYAQSVFDHFNFDSITLHPYMGFDSLSPFLEYTDKLNFILALTSNPGNADFEKLIVNDGKFLFQHVIEKTNGWNKNSNCGLVFGATNKSELEENINSFEDMPILLPGVGAQGGSLEDVSSIFKKNNKRNFLVNVSRALLYTDSSENFASSALSVLADYNSVVNKYC; encoded by the coding sequence ATGAAATTGAACGCACTTTCAAAACTAAAAAATAGAATAGCTGATGGTTTTCATATTTGTGTTGGGTTAGATACCGATGTAAATAAAATCCCCAAACACTTACTTAAATATGATAATCCTGTATTAGTTTTCAACGAGCAGATCATCGAAGCAACTAAAGATTTTACATGCGCATTCAAAATTAATTTTGCTTTTTATGAGAAATATGGCGCCAGAGGATTTGAGATTATTGAGAACACTTTAAAGAAAATACCAAACTCGGTACTCACCATTGCGGATGCTAAAAGGGGAGATATTGGCAATACATCACAAATGTATGCTCAATCGGTTTTTGATCATTTTAATTTTGATTCAATTACTCTCCACCCATATATGGGTTTTGATTCACTCTCTCCGTTTTTAGAATACACTGATAAGCTTAATTTTATACTTGCATTAACATCCAATCCCGGCAATGCTGATTTTGAAAAATTAATTGTGAATGATGGGAAATTTCTATTTCAACATGTAATTGAAAAAACTAATGGTTGGAATAAAAATAGTAATTGCGGATTAGTATTTGGTGCGACCAACAAAAGTGAACTCGAAGAAAACATAAATAGTTTTGAGGATATGCCTATTCTGCTGCCTGGAGTTGGGGCACAGGGGGGAAGTCTGGAAGATGTTTCTTCCATATTTAAAAAAAATAATAAGAGAAATTTTTTAGTGAATGTAAGTAGAGCACTTCTGTATACTGATTCTTCCGAAAACTTTGCCTCCTCAGCTTTGTCTGTTTTGGCCGATTATAATTCCGTAGTAAATAAATATTGCTGA
- the rodA gene encoding rod shape-determining protein RodA, whose amino-acid sequence MQINYKPQDKFDFAIFLPVVGLIVIGLFAIYSATVNHPTASGNFEKQLLFAAISLFVFGIIYYLPHQTFKSLSSSTYAISLLFLIAVLVVGKTVYGAKSWFGVGSYGFQPSELAKLGTILFLSDWLTKTNRDVNRFQDILFALGIGFVPIIFILLQPDMGTSIVFILITMSLIFWSGISLFGLFVVLSPGVVIFASLFGTLPFIAAMLLITAALFFFKKDLFNSITVFIMNLSAGFFFDFIFKILKPHQQKRIESFLDPSADPLGSGYNALQAKVAIGSGGLFGKGYLQGNQTQLRFIPEQWTDFIYCVVGEEFGFIGSMLVITLFLIIFLRLLKLSSIAKSKFSVLVVVGINATLFAHFAINIGMNLGITPVVGLPLPFLSYGGSSLMINMAMIGIVLNIYRNRKDHT is encoded by the coding sequence TTGCAAATTAATTATAAACCACAGGATAAGTTTGACTTCGCCATTTTCTTACCAGTAGTGGGATTAATTGTTATTGGACTCTTTGCAATTTATAGTGCTACCGTGAATCATCCAACAGCAAGTGGTAATTTTGAAAAACAACTATTGTTCGCTGCTATTTCTTTATTTGTTTTTGGTATAATTTATTATTTACCCCACCAAACTTTTAAATCTCTGTCATCATCTACTTATGCTATTTCACTTCTGTTTTTAATTGCCGTTCTTGTTGTGGGAAAAACGGTTTATGGCGCGAAAAGCTGGTTTGGTGTCGGTTCATATGGATTCCAACCATCTGAACTTGCAAAACTAGGGACAATTCTTTTTTTATCGGACTGGCTTACAAAAACTAACCGCGATGTAAACAGGTTTCAAGATATTTTATTTGCGCTTGGTATTGGATTCGTGCCGATAATATTTATTTTGCTTCAACCTGATATGGGGACTTCAATTGTATTTATTCTTATTACAATGTCGTTAATATTTTGGAGCGGAATAAGCTTATTTGGTTTGTTTGTTGTGCTCTCTCCTGGGGTTGTAATCTTTGCATCATTGTTCGGAACACTTCCTTTTATAGCCGCGATGCTATTGATTACAGCCGCACTCTTTTTCTTTAAGAAAGATTTGTTCAATAGTATTACTGTATTTATAATGAATCTATCTGCAGGATTCTTTTTCGATTTTATTTTTAAGATACTCAAGCCACATCAGCAAAAACGAATTGAATCATTTTTAGATCCATCTGCCGATCCTCTTGGTTCAGGATATAACGCATTGCAAGCAAAAGTCGCGATTGGTTCAGGTGGCTTATTTGGAAAAGGTTATCTTCAAGGCAACCAGACTCAGCTCCGATTTATACCTGAACAATGGACAGATTTTATTTACTGCGTGGTGGGTGAAGAGTTTGGTTTTATTGGAAGCATGCTTGTTATCACACTTTTTCTAATAATATTTTTAAGGTTATTGAAACTAAGCTCGATAGCTAAAAGCAAGTTTAGCGTTTTAGTGGTGGTGGGCATTAACGCAACTTTATTTGCACATTTTGCGATCAATATTGGAATGAATTTAGGAATTACTCCGGTTGTTGGTCTCCCTCTTCCTTTCTTAAGTTATGGGGGTAGCTCATTGATGATTAACATGGCTATGATAGGGATTGTTTTAAATATTTATCGCAATAGAAAAGATCATACATAA
- a CDS encoding DUF2851 family protein, with protein sequence MHKESKVAETVLYEVWKKQNYKNHLKTLNGDDVEVLDTGTENDSTSGPDFKNARIRIGNFTFVGDIEIDTDYSDWKSHGHNIDNKYNKVILHATLFNKNHYAFVYTRDGRKIPSIPLKTFIDESHLDNLKNELEKLNEHPNSHLKCTSLLQVCPQENKLKFLEKLGIERFEKKCNRVFDRLKELKFLDELKINEPIIRYDLTEKFHERKFSSADFDNKEIWLQVLHELIFEALGYSKNKSQMINLAHRANIQFLKKIEPDGILIQKYEAALFNIAGLIQKEDTLTEIATKSYSESLSINWNSIKSYYDNDFMDEAEWNFFRLRPQNFPTIRIAGGARFIKALLHENLIGTFAKKITEIHNLTVLINSLRSVLIIRGEGFWRNHFVFDQPANVEIKYFVGASRADEILVNVILPFFSVYFEIFGKPALSKKILKMYQVFEQKSDNQIIIDVSKGLMLEEYSKKTIYAQGMIELFRNFCSKNKCLECEIGGYVFN encoded by the coding sequence ATGCATAAAGAAAGTAAAGTTGCTGAGACTGTTTTGTACGAAGTTTGGAAAAAACAGAATTATAAAAATCATCTGAAAACATTAAATGGGGATGATGTTGAGGTACTTGACACCGGTACTGAGAATGATTCTACTTCCGGCCCCGATTTTAAAAACGCTCGAATTAGAATAGGCAATTTTACATTTGTCGGGGATATTGAGATTGATACCGATTATTCCGATTGGAAATCTCATGGTCATAACATTGACAACAAATACAACAAAGTAATTCTGCACGCAACTCTTTTTAATAAAAATCATTATGCTTTCGTTTACACTAGAGATGGGAGAAAAATACCCTCGATTCCACTTAAAACATTTATAGATGAATCTCATCTCGATAATTTGAAAAATGAACTGGAAAAGTTGAATGAGCATCCAAATTCACATCTAAAGTGTACTAGTTTGCTTCAAGTTTGCCCACAAGAGAATAAACTGAAATTTCTTGAGAAACTCGGTATTGAAAGATTTGAGAAGAAATGTAATCGTGTCTTTGATCGATTGAAAGAATTAAAATTTCTGGATGAACTGAAAATTAATGAACCAATAATAAGATATGATCTGACAGAAAAATTTCATGAAAGGAAATTTTCGTCTGCCGATTTTGATAATAAAGAAATCTGGCTTCAAGTGCTGCATGAGCTTATTTTTGAAGCACTCGGCTATTCAAAAAATAAGTCGCAGATGATAAATCTGGCTCACCGTGCCAACATACAGTTTCTTAAAAAAATTGAGCCTGATGGTATTCTTATCCAAAAATATGAAGCGGCTCTATTTAATATTGCTGGTCTAATACAGAAAGAAGATACATTAACAGAAATCGCTACAAAATCATATTCTGAATCTCTAAGTATCAACTGGAATAGTATTAAAAGTTATTATGATAATGATTTTATGGATGAAGCGGAGTGGAATTTTTTCCGACTTCGCCCTCAAAACTTTCCTACAATAAGAATTGCTGGAGGGGCGAGGTTTATAAAAGCCTTGCTTCATGAGAATTTAATTGGAACATTCGCAAAAAAAATTACGGAGATTCACAATTTAACGGTTCTAATTAATTCACTCAGATCGGTTTTAATAATTAGGGGCGAGGGATTCTGGAGAAATCATTTTGTATTTGATCAACCGGCTAATGTTGAAATTAAATATTTTGTAGGAGCTTCCAGAGCAGATGAAATTCTTGTTAATGTAATTCTTCCTTTCTTTTCTGTTTATTTCGAAATTTTCGGCAAACCGGCACTCTCTAAAAAAATATTGAAGATGTATCAAGTATTTGAGCAAAAATCTGATAATCAAATAATTATTGATGTATCGAAAGGATTGATGCTTGAAGAGTATTCAAAGAAAACAATTTATGCTCAGGGGATGATAGAGCTATTTCGCAATTTCTGCTCAAAAAATAAATGTCTCGAATGTGAAATTGGGGGATATGTGTTTAATTAG
- the mreD gene encoding rod shape-determining protein MreD, with product MLDHLKPLIYFLPLVVIQLVIVPIISIQNITPNLILVLIFYYTLLKGQIYGTVLGFIFGFLFDLLSGGLLGASMVSFTISAFIVGYFYSENKLDTNLASYFFLIILFIGATINSIVYSAAAKESVDVRFSFLLFESGVLPAIYTTIFGLIVVTLNSKKGLFHE from the coding sequence ATGTTAGACCATCTTAAACCTTTAATATATTTTTTACCGCTGGTTGTTATTCAGCTGGTAATTGTTCCAATAATTTCTATACAAAATATTACACCCAACTTAATATTGGTGCTCATTTTTTATTACACACTTCTTAAAGGGCAAATTTATGGAACAGTACTTGGTTTTATTTTTGGATTTTTATTCGATCTGTTGAGCGGTGGATTGCTTGGCGCGTCGATGGTTTCGTTTACCATATCTGCTTTTATTGTAGGCTATTTTTACAGCGAAAATAAATTAGATACAAATTTGGCATCCTACTTTTTTTTAATAATTTTATTCATCGGCGCTACAATTAATTCGATTGTTTATTCAGCAGCCGCTAAGGAAAGTGTGGATGTTCGATTTTCATTTTTACTTTTTGAATCTGGCGTACTTCCTGCAATTTACACTACTATTTTTGGGTTAATTGTAGTTACTTTGAATTCCAAAAAGGGTCTGTTTCATGAGTGA
- a CDS encoding bifunctional nuclease family protein, which produces MEKIQVEILGLSASPSAGGAYALLLKEIYGVRRLPIIIGSFEAQAIALEIEGIKPPRPLTHDLLKSIIDNLGGTVTEIIIDELRDNTFYAKIKLEISSLSNEIDSRPSDAIALAVRTGAPLYVADDVMNMASFEPSADEPSEYDEPKGEIETEQKSAKINNSESKLAQLQNLLREALEKEDYERAAKLRDEINKINGLTN; this is translated from the coding sequence TTGGAAAAGATTCAAGTTGAGATTTTAGGGTTATCGGCTAGCCCATCAGCCGGCGGGGCATATGCATTATTGCTAAAAGAAATTTATGGAGTCCGCCGGCTCCCTATTATAATTGGATCATTCGAAGCCCAGGCTATTGCTTTGGAAATTGAAGGGATAAAACCACCAAGACCTTTAACCCATGATTTACTAAAAAGTATTATTGATAATCTGGGCGGTACAGTCACCGAAATAATAATTGATGAATTGCGTGATAACACATTCTATGCAAAAATTAAACTTGAGATATCCAGTTTAAGTAATGAAATTGATTCAAGACCTAGTGATGCAATTGCTCTTGCTGTACGCACTGGCGCCCCTCTTTATGTTGCTGATGATGTAATGAATATGGCATCATTTGAGCCATCGGCAGATGAACCATCTGAGTATGATGAACCAAAGGGAGAAATTGAAACTGAACAAAAATCGGCAAAAATAAATAACTCTGAATCGAAGTTAGCCCAATTGCAAAATTTATTGAGAGAAGCGTTAGAGAAAGAAGATTATGAAAGGGCGGCTAAACTTAGAGATGAGATTAACAAAATCAACGGTTTAACTAATTAA
- the mreC gene encoding rod shape-determining protein MreC codes for MLKIFLKLIELFKANIVFTILLSVSFFMLAQNNDESASHIKAYTLGVYAVVNEYTTSFINLFKPDKSLEELKRENASLMLEVNRLRSLESENEDLRSKLGYLDTTSIKLITAKIVSKLVTKVQGNFIVNRGLNDGVQKGMPVITEKGLVGIIDVVDNNYSIVKNLLNTSLNIAVSIKRLNIDGILNYDGNHLIIKNIPTTYDIKTGDIVETSVLSTAFPPKIPVGFVSKKESNMYGLLHNLTVNSYEDVNAVSNIFIVMEVPSKTINNLELNFSK; via the coding sequence ATGCTTAAAATATTTTTAAAATTAATTGAATTATTTAAAGCGAATATAGTCTTCACGATTTTATTATCTGTCAGTTTTTTTATGCTTGCCCAAAATAATGATGAATCTGCCAGCCATATCAAAGCCTATACATTAGGTGTTTATGCTGTCGTAAATGAATATACTACTTCCTTCATCAATCTTTTCAAACCAGATAAATCACTAGAAGAACTTAAGAGAGAAAACGCCTCGCTCATGTTAGAAGTAAATCGATTAAGATCACTCGAAAGTGAAAATGAAGATTTAAGAAGTAAGCTTGGATACCTTGATACAACAAGTATAAAATTAATTACAGCAAAAATTGTATCAAAATTGGTTACAAAGGTTCAAGGTAATTTCATTGTTAATAGAGGATTAAATGACGGTGTACAAAAAGGAATGCCTGTAATTACCGAGAAGGGGCTTGTTGGAATTATTGATGTCGTGGATAATAATTACTCGATAGTTAAAAATTTGCTGAATACTAGTTTGAATATAGCTGTATCAATAAAAAGACTAAACATTGATGGCATTCTCAATTATGATGGCAATCATCTTATCATAAAAAATATACCAACTACATACGATATTAAAACCGGAGATATTGTTGAGACATCGGTTTTAAGCACTGCATTTCCTCCCAAAATTCCGGTAGGATTTGTTTCCAAGAAAGAATCCAATATGTATGGTCTTCTCCACAATTTAACTGTTAATTCTTACGAAGATGTGAACGCGGTTTCGAATATTTTTATTGTCATGGAAGTGCCCAGTAAAACAATTAATAATCTCGAATTGAATTTCTCAAAATAA